The Candidatus Dormiibacterota bacterium genome segment AGCGCGCGCGAATGTCGAAGGCTTCCTGAGATCCAGGATGGGGTTCTCGTTCCTTATGGCGCTCACATACGATCTCCACGGGCGCATAGGGATCGAGAAGTTGCACGGCGCGCGCGCAGGCCTCTTTCACGGCGGCTTCCATCACGGCACCAGTCGGGACGGACTCCACACCCGTGAAATCCAGATCTTCCGAAAATCGATAGTCGCCGAAGTAGCACTTCTTCAGGGCGGTGCCGCCTTTGAAGACCAGCGAGTTCTGCAATATCTCGACCTGCGTGATGCCTGCAAGGATCCATGAAAGCAGGTAATCCCTCTCAAGAACCTCCCAGGGAAGACCCAGCCGCTTGCGCGCCTCCTCCAGGCGCAACCGCAGCGGCTTCATTCCTTCGATATCCCTGGAGCGTTCACCTGGATCATCCATCTCCGATCGCATGCTCCCCCGCGTGGACCGGTCGGATCCAAGGTCCGGTAGCCCTTGATGGGGATTTCTTGAAGAGGTTCAAGCTGGGCGGCGGCGATCCGCACCTGGTGTTCCAGGATCCATCCGAGCCTCTTCGCGGTCGCAGCATCGAGCTTGAGGGCGTAGCCGATGATGCGCTTCAACTCGAGATTGGGGGCACGAACCATGAAGGCGTGCAGGACTTCCGGCAGGCCGCCGCAGTATTGAGGGGCGGCGAGACCGTCGAGGAGGGTCCGCTCGGGATCTGTCATCTTTATGCGCGCTTCGCCAACCCATACCTCGTCTATGCCGAAGAATCGTTCGGGCTTGGTCTGGATGAACTCGTAGCGCGTCCCTGCGACGGGATATCCACTGTGAGCCCGACCATGACTTCCGCCGCGTGCCCGTGGCACCGATCGGGCCGTTGTGAGGACGAACACCGTTCGAGGGACCTGCTCGGTCAATCCGTGATGACTGAGCGCGGACCAGTGGCTGATGGCCGAAGGCTTGACAAGGGCCATCGCGATCTCGAATTCATGGGCGGGTGATGCGCCCGGGACAGCCCCGGAGAGAGCGTAGAGGCCCTTGCGTAGTCTGACGATCCAACCTGACCGCGCCAGGTGGTGCAGTCCCTCATGAAGGTAGCCGGCCGAGAGGCCCACCTTGGAAGCGACCTGACCCGCTTCCTTGACGGTGAAGATGCGTTCTCCCCTCTCGGCCAGCTTTCGAACAAGCTCTGTCCCCGGGGAGGTGTAGACAGCGCGCCTGTTTCGAGCAGCGTCTCGGGGTCGACTCATTGCATCGCTCCAGTCCCTGGGTTCGATGGCGTTAGATATAATATGGCGATGCTTGGAAATTGTCCAATGACCGCCATATGAGATCTACTTGGTGCCGTCTCGCGCAGGTGCGGGCCAGTTGAGGGGTAAGATAAAGACCTCCACCCTGAACGGCGAACTGATCGGTGATCCATGAGCGCGCCCCCAAGGGATCGGCTCAGAGAAGAGATCGCCCGTGCAGAGGCGCTAGTTGCAACGTTGGACTCTGAACGGGAAAGCGCTCGAGTGCGCCTCCAGACGTTACGAGATCAGCTGGCTAAGTCTCGGACTCTGCTCACGCCCCTGTCCGAGCCCTCCCCGATTCCTCACATGTGCGCTCCAGACACTCCCGCAGAGAAGGTTCGGCTCTTCCGTCAGTTATTCCGCGGTCGTGAGGATGTCTTCCCAAAGCTGTGGCTCAGTCCCAAAACCGGAAAGAAGGGATACGCTCCCGCCTGCTCGAACGAGTGGGTGCACGGCATCTGTGAAAAGCCGCGAATCAGATGTGGTGAATGCCCGAACCAGGCATTCATCCAGGTCGGAGACCAGATCATCCTCGATCACCTGCGCGGGCGTCACGTCATCGGCATCTATCCGCTTCTCAAGGACGAGACCTGTTGGCTCCTGGCTGTCGATTTCGACAAGGGCTCCTGGATGGACGACGTACTCGCATTCGCGGAAACCTGTCGTCGACTGCAGATACCCGCCGCCGTGGAGAGATCTCGGTCGGGCAACGGCGCTCACGTCTGGTTCTTCTTCGCGTCTCCCGTCCCTGCCAGCGTTGCCCGAAAGATGGGCTGCTACCTCATCACCGAAACCATGACCCGGCGCCACCAGGTCAGCATGGCATCCTACGACCGTCTCTTCCCGAAGCAAGACACGATGCCGCGCGGAGGATTCGGGAACCTCATCGCGCTGCCCCTCCAGCACGGACCACGTCAGCGGGGTAATACGGTTTTCCTTGACGATCACCTTGCTCCTTACGGTGACCAGTGGGCCCAGCTGGCCTCCGTGCAGAGGATCGGGCCCGCCACAGCAGAGGATATTGCGCGAGAGGCGACGCGCCTGGATCGGGTCATAGGGGTTCGCGAGGTTGAATTGACGGATGAAGGTGATGCCCTTACGCCCTGGGCCCGTCCTCCTTCGGGACTCACCCGACGATGGCCCGTCAATGAACCCTTGCCGCAGACGATCCGCGCCGTCCTTGCGCAACGTCTCTTCATCGATAAGGTCGGCCTTCCCGCCTCCTTGCTGAACCAAATCAAGCGCTTGGCGGCCTTCCAGAACCCCGAATTCTACAAGAAGCAGAGCATGCGGTTGTCGACGGCGCTGACCCCCAGAGTGATTGCCTGCGCAGAAGAATTCCCTCAGCACATTGCCCTGCCGAGAGGATGCCGGAGTGATCTTGAAGATCTGATCACCGAACGCGGAGTTACCCTCGATGTCGACGATCAGCGTCAGGCGGGGAAGCCGTTGAGCATACGCTTCGCAGGCGAGCTGACTCCCGTTCAACGGGAGGCCGTGCAGGCGGTTCTAGAGCACGAGATAGGAGTCATCGTTGCTCCGCCAGGCGTCGGGAAGACAGTGGTAGGAATCCGGTTGATCGCCGAGAGGGCTCGGAACACGCTGGTTCTAGTACACCGACGTCCACTGCTCGATCAGTGGCGCGCACAAATCTCCCTGTTCCTCGGGCTCGATGCGAAGGGAATAGGCCAGATTGGTGGTGGGCAGCGCAGGCCAACAGAGCACATCGACGTCGCCATGATCCAAAGTCTTGTCCGTCACGGGCAGGTCGACGACATCGTTACAAGCTACGGTCACGTGATCGTCGATGAATGTCACCATGTTCCGGCGTTCTCCTTCGAAAAGGTGCTCGCCGAGATCAAGGCCCGGTATCTTGTCGGACTTACGGCGACTCCCCAACGCCAGGATGGTCACCACCCCATCATCGAGATGCAGCTCGGTCCCGTTCGCTTTGCGGTCGGTGCCAGAAGCGAGGCTGCGCGGCGTCCCTTCGAACAACGTCTCATTGTCAGGGAGACGACCTTCCGATCGCGTACCGTCCAACCCGACACCGGCATTCAGGAGTTGTACGACTCCCTGGTCGCTGACAAGGTTCGCAATAACTTGATTCTGAATGATGTGATCTGCTCCCTGGAGGAAGGACGCTCACCGATCCTCTTGACAGAGCGAAATGCTCACCTCGACTATTTCGCCGAACGGCTCCGAAACTTCACCCGGCATCTTGTGGTCCTGCGCGGCGGCAGGACGGCGAAGGCGCGGCGCGAGGTCGCCTCCCAATTGTCAGACATACCTGACGACGAGGAGAGATTGGTGCTTGCAACCGGCCGATATGTCGGGGAAGGCTTCGACGACGCCCGCCTCGACACATTATTCCTGGCTCTCCCGGTCTCCTGGAAAGGCACACTCATGCAGTATGCCGGCCGGCTCAACCGACTGCACCCACGAAAGTCCGAGGTGCGCATCTTCGACTATGTGGACTCCCAAGTTCCGATGCTTCGCAGGATGTTCGAGAAGCGCCTGAGGGGGTACCGTGCAATCGGCTACGCGCGAGGTGAAGCGCCGCTCGGCTACGAGGAGCCGAAGGGCGAACCGGTTGTCGTGTGGGACGAAGGCGAGGTCCGCGAGTTCGGCGAGCAACCATGAAGAATCGCGGCCCTCGTCTCAGCAAGAAGCGATTGAACGAGCTACTTGAGGAGGCAACGATCGATTGCTACAACGAGAGCGAGGAGCTCTGCGGCCTGTTCACGATGATTCAAGAGGGGCTGAGGGTCCCGTTCGAGACCGAGATCCTTAGAGTTCCGGTCACGGTCGAACGAGTCGACCTCGCCCACAACGATATCCTGGCGGTGTGTCGGCGCGGTCGGACCCGGCAGCGGGTACCCCTCCTCGATCTCGCGCTGCCTTCCCCGCTCCCCAGAGGATCGGAGTGGATCGAGGCTTACCGCCGTTGGGTGCGTGGCCGCTAACGCCATGGTCACTTGAGGCATCGCCCGCCTGTTGTGGCAGGTCGAACCGCGCCTCAGTTCGAACCTTGGATCATCTGGGCCCCCACGCGCTCAAAGGTTCGAACCAAGCCGAGCTCGAACGTTGATCTATGTGTGTATGCACTCGCATCCCTGGTTCGAGTTGGAAAGAAGGTGTACCGGTTGGCGGGAATTCGCTAGTGCGGAAAGTCTTCTCGGATGACTGCGGATTACTACGAGAATGGGCAGGTAGTAATGCGCCTATTTTCTTTGATCTCGGCGAAATGGAAGGGCTTTGGTGGCTCTTTGCTAAGAACACCAATGGGTCGGCGTATATCCACCTGTTCTCGCGCGCACAGTTCATCGAATGGCATCGTAGTACGGCAACAGGGGCAGCTCGCCAGTTCGAGGTGTTCGTGAACGACATCCTCCCCAAACTGATCGCGGACTACGAGTCACGTTCTCGGGCC includes the following:
- a CDS encoding type IV toxin-antitoxin system AbiEi family antitoxin domain-containing protein; amino-acid sequence: MSRPRDAARNRRAVYTSPGTELVRKLAERGERIFTVKEAGQVASKVGLSAGYLHEGLHHLARSGWIVRLRKGLYALSGAVPGASPAHEFEIAMALVKPSAISHWSALSHHGLTEQVPRTVFVLTTARSVPRARGGSHGRAHSGYPVAGTRYEFIQTKPERFFGIDEVWVGEARIKMTDPERTLLDGLAAPQYCGGLPEVLHAFMVRAPNLELKRIIGYALKLDAATAKRLGWILEHQVRIAAAQLEPLQEIPIKGYRTLDPTGPRGGACDRRWMIQVNAPGISKE
- a CDS encoding DEAD/DEAH box helicase family protein, with the protein product MHGICEKPRIRCGECPNQAFIQVGDQIILDHLRGRHVIGIYPLLKDETCWLLAVDFDKGSWMDDVLAFAETCRRLQIPAAVERSRSGNGAHVWFFFASPVPASVARKMGCYLITETMTRRHQVSMASYDRLFPKQDTMPRGGFGNLIALPLQHGPRQRGNTVFLDDHLAPYGDQWAQLASVQRIGPATAEDIAREATRLDRVIGVREVELTDEGDALTPWARPPSGLTRRWPVNEPLPQTIRAVLAQRLFIDKVGLPASLLNQIKRLAAFQNPEFYKKQSMRLSTALTPRVIACAEEFPQHIALPRGCRSDLEDLITERGVTLDVDDQRQAGKPLSIRFAGELTPVQREAVQAVLEHEIGVIVAPPGVGKTVVGIRLIAERARNTLVLVHRRPLLDQWRAQISLFLGLDAKGIGQIGGGQRRPTEHIDVAMIQSLVRHGQVDDIVTSYGHVIVDECHHVPAFSFEKVLAEIKARYLVGLTATPQRQDGHHPIIEMQLGPVRFAVGARSEAARRPFEQRLIVRETTFRSRTVQPDTGIQELYDSLVADKVRNNLILNDVICSLEEGRSPILLTERNAHLDYFAERLRNFTRHLVVLRGGRTAKARREVASQLSDIPDDEERLVLATGRYVGEGFDDARLDTLFLALPVSWKGTLMQYAGRLNRLHPRKSEVRIFDYVDSQVPMLRRMFEKRLRGYRAIGYARGEAPLGYEEPKGEPVVVWDEGEVREFGEQP